A window of the Eremothecium cymbalariae DBVPG#7215 chromosome 5, complete sequence genome harbors these coding sequences:
- the HEM1 gene encoding 5-aminolevulinate synthase (similar to Ashbya gossypii ABL104C), whose protein sequence is MESVVRKSAKLCPFVRKASSSMQNVKALQSANLYAMALKCPVMGRAFATRGYVSASTPTAAAAATAAVVDVQDMPLGVGAGAGMVERGSQEEAFDYEGLFDSELAKKRVDSSYRFFNNINRLAKEFPRAHRHEEEDKVTVWCSNDYLAFSKNEQVIDVMKKTLDKYGAGAGGTRNIAGHNRHAMKLEAELAALHKKEGALVFSSCYVANDAILSLLGQKIKDLVIFSDEMNHASMIVGIKHAMSKKHVFRHNNLEHLEKLLAMYPKSQPKVIAFESVYSMSGSVADIRKICDLAEKYGALTFLDEVHSVGLYGPHGAGVAEHLDFEAHRRAGIASPDQRTVMDRIDMITGTLGKSFGTVGGYVASSVKLIDWLRSYAPGFIFTTSLPPAVMAGAAEAIRFQRSRLNLRQTQQTHTAYVKAGLHDLDIPVQPNPSHIVPVLVGSPELAKQASDILMEKHRIYVQAINFPTVPRGTERLRITPTPGHTKDLSDVLLEAFDDVWTSLQLPRVKDWEAYGGLLGVGDPNYVPEPNLWTQEQLSLTNEDLNPNVLAPVIDQLQVSSGIKA, encoded by the coding sequence ATGGAATCAGTTGTTCGAAAGTCTGCGAAGCTTTGTCCGTTTGTTCGGAAAGCGTCATCTTCTATGCAGAATGTCAAGGCATTGCAGTCGGCAAATCTATATGCGATGGCACTCAAGTGTCCGGTGATGGGACGTGCATTTGCTACTCGGGGGTATGTGAGTGCTTCCACGCCAACGGCGGCCGCGGCGGCCACGGCGGCGGTGGTGGATGTGCAGGATATGCCCTTAGGAGTAGGCGCAGGAGCGGGTATGGTTGAGCGGGGCAGTCAGGAGGAGGCTTTTGATTACGAGGGGCTGTTTGATAGTGAATTGGCGAAGAAGCGGGTGGATAGCTCGTATCggtttttcaacaatatcaataGATTGGCCAAGGAGTTCCCCCGAGCGCATAGGCATGAGGAGGAGGACAAGGTTACTGTTTGGTGTTCGAATGATTACTTAGCGTTTTCCAAGAATGAGCAGGTTATCGAtgtgatgaagaagactCTGGACAAGTACGGTGCTGGCGCTGGTGGTACGCGGAATATTGCTGGCCATAATCGGCATGCGATGAAGTTGGAGGCAGAGTTAGCAGCTTTGCATAAGAAGGAGGGTGCGTTGgtgttttcttcttgttaTGTTGCGAACGACGCTATTCTTTCTTTGCTAGGCCAGAAGATCAAGGACCTTGTCATTTTCTCTGACGAGATGAATCATGCGTCCATGATTGTGGGGATCAAGCACGCGATGTCGAAAAAACATGTCTTTCGTCATAATAACTTGGAGCATTTGGAAAAACTTTTGGCCATGTACCCTAAGTCGCAGCCGAAAGTGATTGCGTTTGAGTCTGTGTACTCGATGTCTGGTTCCGTTGCAGATATCCGGAAGATTTGTGACTTGGCGGAGAAGTATGGTGCATTGACCTTTTTGGATGAGGTTCACTCTGTGGGGCTATATGGTCCTCATGGTGCCGGTGTCGCAGAACACCTTGACTTTGAGGCGCACCGCAGAGCTGGTATTGCGTCCCCTGACCAGCGCACCGTCATGGATCGTATCGATATGATTACTGGCACCTTGGGCAAGTCTTTTGGTACTGTGGGGGGATACGTAGCCAGCTCCGTCAAGCTCATTGATTGGCTCAGGTCCTACGCGCCAGGTTTTATCTTTACTACATCTTTGCCGCCAGCTGTGATGGCAGGTGCGGCAGAAGCAATCCGTTTCCAGCGTTCCCGCTTGAACCTTAGACAAACCCAGCAAACCCACACCGCGTACGTCAAAGCAGGGCTTCACGATTTGGACATACCTGTACAACCGAACCCTTCACACATCGTTCCGGTTCTAGTAGGTAGCCCGGAACTGGCCAAGCAGGCGTCCGATATCTTGATGGAAAAACATCGTATCTATGTGCAAGCTATCAACTTCCCAACTGTTCCTCGTGGTACCGAACGTTTACGTATAACTCCGACGCCAGGACACACCAAGGATCTTTCAGACGTCTTGTTGGAAGCGTTTGATGACGTTTGGACTAGTTTACAACTACCAAGAGTCAAGGACTGGGAAGCCTACGGTGGGCTGCTTGGTGTGGGAGATCCAAACTACGTTCCTGAGCCAAACTTGTGGACGCAGGAACAGTTGTCGTTGACTAACGAAGACTTGAACCCCAACGTTTTGGCGCCTGTAATTGACCAACTCCAAGTGTCATCGGGAATCAAAGCTTGA
- the LYS4 gene encoding homoaconitate hydratase LYS4 (similar to Ashbya gossypii ABL106C): protein MLACTLRAAPTARAAPGLRAGTVGSLRYVSSVGQTLTEKIVQAYAVGVPNGKAVRSGDYVSIRPAYCMSHDNSWPVALKFMGLGASQIKYPAQIVNTLDHDVQNRTEKNLIKYKNIELFAKKHGIDFYPAGRGIGHQIMIEEGYAFPLSLTVASDSHSNTYGGVGALGTPIVRTDAAAIWSTGQTWWQIPPVAHVELKGKLPVGVSGKDIIVALCGVFNKDEVLNHAIEFTGDYLESIPVDYRLTIANMTTEWGALSGLFPVDRTLIDWYYERLAKVGPNHPRITRERLDGLARSAAAAAAATQADPDARYAKHLVIDLSTLTHYVSGPNSVKISTPITELARKNIRVDKAYLVSCTNSRLSDLEAAARVVCPTGDLKAVRTVAPHVEFYIAAASSEVEREAKSSNCWQKLIAAGCKPLPAGCGPCIGLGTGLLEPGEVGISATNRNFKGRMGSKDALAYLASPAVVAASAVLGRIASPDEILPPASSGIPSTNPVSEISVKASVKEIEPTKTSRDSAAQVDNAGAAVDILEGFPSKITGELVFCDADNINTDGIYPGKYTYQDDISPDKMAQVCMENYDPEFGNIAKPGDILVSGYNFGSGSSREQAATSILAKGINLVVGGSFSNIFSRNSINNALLTLELPVLIKLLRERYSTTHRQATRRTGWFLTWNVADAKITVTDGSANGDIVHEQKVGELGMTLQEIIVKGGLEGWIKAQI from the coding sequence ATGCTTGCGTGTACACTGAGAGCAGCTCCCACAGCGAGAGCCGCGCCCGGACTGAGAGCCGGTACTGTGGGAAGCTTGCGGTACGTCTCATCGGTGGGGCAAACTCTTACGGAGAAGATCGTGCAAGCATATGCAGTTGGTGTTCCGAACGGCAAGGCAGTGAGATCTGGAGACTATGTGTCCATCCGGCCCGCTTATTGCATGTCGCATGACAATTCATGGCCTGTAGCGCTCAAGTTTATGGGCTTGGGAGCTTCCCAGATCAAGTATCCGGCGCAGATAGTGAATACGCTGGACCACGATGTGCAGAACAGGACGGAGAAAAACCTGATCAAATATAAGAATATCGAGTTGTTTGCGAAGAAGCATGGGATTGATTTCTATCCTGCTGGGCGTGGCATCGGGCATCAGATTATGATCGAGGAAGGATATGCTTTCCCACTCAGTCTAACTGTTGCGTCGGATTCCCACTCCAATACCTATGGCGGTGTTGGCGCGCTGGGGACTCCGATCGTGCGTACTGACGCCGCAGCGATTTGGTCCACGGGGCAGACATGGTGGCAGATACCACCTGTGGCTCATGTGGAGCTGAAGGGTAAACTCCCTGTAGGGGTATCAGGCAAGGATATCATCGTCGCGCTGTGCGGGGTGTTTAACAAGGACGAGGTTTTGAATCACGCGATCGAGTTTACTGGCGACTATCTGGAGTCTATCCCAGTCGACTACCGTCTTACCATTGCAAACATGACTACCGAGTGGGGGGCTCTTTCAGGGCTGTTTCCCGTTGACCGCACTTTGATTGATTGGTACTACGAACGCCTAGCTAAGGTTGGCCCCAATCATCCCAGAATCACGCGCGAGCGTTTAGATGGGTTGGCTCGCAGTGCTGCTGCGGCGGCCGCCGCTACCCAGGCCGACCCTGACGCCAGGTACGCCAAACACCTGGTTATCGACCTGTCCACTTTGACCCACTACGTCAGTGGACCTAATAGTGTTAAGATCAGCACTCCAATTACAGAGCTAGCTCGCAAGAACATTCGAGTTGATAAAGCGTACCTTGTGTCTTGCACCAACTCACGGCTGAGTGATTTGGAGGCAGCTGCTCGCGTGGTGTGTCCTACAGGCGATTTGAAAGCTGTCAGAACAGTCGCCCCACATGTCGAATTCTATATTGCTGCTGCCTCTTCTGAGGTAGAACGTGAAGCCAAGTCTTCCAATTGCTGGCAGAAGCTAATCGCAGCAGGCTGTAAGCCCTTGCCCGCAGGATGTGGTCCCTGTATTGGTCTCGGTACCGGCCTATTGGAGCCTGGCGAGGTAGGAATCTCTGCTACAAACCGTAACTTCAAGGGTCGCATGGGATCCAAGGATGCGCTTGCATACTTGGCTTCTCCAGCCGTTGTCGCTGCTTCTGCAGTGCTAGGAAGAATTGCTTCACCCGACGAAATCCTACCACCAGCCAGTAGTGGTATACCCTCTACGAACCCTGTTTCCGAGATCAGTGTCAAGGCCTCTGTTAAAGAAATAGAGCCTACAAAAACTAGTAGAGACTCCGCTGCGCAAGTCGATAATGCCGGCGCTGCAGTAGATATCCTTGAAGGATTTCCAAGCAAAATTACAGGCGAACTCGTCTTCTGCGACGCTGATAATATCAACACAGATGGAATTTATCCCGGTAAGTATACCTATCAAGACGATATATCACCGGATAAAATGGCTCAGGTTTGCATGGAGAACTATGACCCTGAGTTCGGCAACATCGCCAAACCTGGTGACATCCTCGTGAGCGGTTATAATTTCGGTTCAGGTTCCTCGCGTGAACAGGCGGCAACTTCCATCCTCGCCAAAGGTATCAATCTCGTCGTTGGTGGTTCATTCAGTAACATCTTTTCCAGAAATTCCATCAACAACGCCCTTCTCACACTTGAGCTCCCAGTCTTGATTAAATTGCTCCGTGAAAGATACTCTACTACACACAGACAAGCAACACGCAGAACGGGCTGGTTTTTAACATGGAACGTGGCTGATGCAAAGATAACCGTCACCGACGGCTCCGCCAATGGTGACATCGTTCATGAACAAAAAGTTGGCGAACTAGGCATGACCCTTCAAGAAATAATAGTCAAGGGCGGCCTTGAAGGCTGGATCAAGGCTCAAATATAA
- the HEM3 gene encoding hydroxymethylbilane synthase (similar to Ashbya gossypii ABL107C), translating to MPERIIKVAGRRSKLAVIQSEQVKGMIESEFPEYRCTVLALQTLGDQIQSKPLYSFGGKALWTKELEDLLYEDKENSIDLIVHSLKDMPTLLPDGFELGAITKRVDPSDCIVMAVDSPYKCLADLPEGSVVGTSSIRRSAQLKRKFPKLQFESVRGNIQTRLKKLDDPETEFVCIVLATAGLLRLGLEYRITERFDSSTMYHAVGQGALGIETRTNDTFLRPILDRIADRDSTICCLSERSLMRTLNGGCSVPIGVESEFDEGISTLTLKGIVVSVDGSEAVEDSISLVIEDDKEDAVRCGRLLAEKLIANGAQKLLDEIHLPSS from the coding sequence ATGCCCGAACGTATAATTAAAGTTGCTGGTAGAAGGTCAAAATTGGCTGTAATCCAATCGGAGCAGGTGAAGGGGATGATTGAGTCAGAGTTTCCGGAATATCGATGTACAGTTTTGGCGTTGCAAACTTTGGGTGACCAAATTCAATCAAAACCGCTTTATTCCTTTGGTGGAAAGGCATTATGGACCAAGGAGTTGGAAGACTTATTATATGAAGATAAGGAGAACAGCATCGACTTGATAGTACATTCATTGAAGGATATGCCAACTCTATTGCCTGACGGGTTTGAATTAGGTGCGATAACGAAGAGAGTGGATCCTAGTGACTGTATTGTGATGGCGGTGGATAGCCCTTATAAATGTTTGGCAGACTTGCCAGAAGGGTCCGTGGTTGGTACTTCTAGTATTCGTAGATCTGCTCagttgaaaagaaaatttccCAAATTACAATTTGAAAGTGTCAGGGGAAACATACAGACTAGGCTAAAAAAGCTCGATGATCCGGAAACCGAATTTGTTTGCATAGTGTTGGCAACTGCTGGTCTCCTAAGGTTAGGATTAGAATATAGAATTACTGAACGATTTGATTCCTCCACCATGTACCATGCAGTTGGGCAGGGGGCATTGGGTATTGaaacaagaacaaatgATACTTTTCTTAGACCGATTTTGGACAGAATTGCTGACAGAGATAGCACCATCTGTTGCTTATCCGAACGATCCCTAATGAGAACCCTAAATGGTGGATGTTCTGTTCCTATCGGCGTGGAATCTGAATTCGATGAAGGTATTTCAACTCTCACTTTAAAAGGAATTGTGGTTTCTGTCGATGGCAGTGAAGCTGTAGAGGATTCTATTTCATTAgtaattgaagatgataaagaagaTGCTGTGAGGTGCGGCAGACTACTTGCA
- the RTN1 gene encoding Rtn1p (similar to Ashbya gossypii ABL105W), giving the protein MASCDLLLWKNPVQTGKVFGGLLFLLLVLKKVNLITFFLKVGYSILFVNSTVEFVSKLVLGQGLTTKYGVKECPNIVGMLRPKIEEFLVQFPVYQAHVRRLVFAASPRQSFKAAGVLYVLHKLVSVLSLWTLVFIGVIATFTLPIVYKTYQKEIDGTVQQGVVLAKQKSIELQKIASEKAAPYMEQLDKRLGPVSQYLVPKGAAALGGSKSGSNASGPGPAATAPVSAGAGAVEEPSMATTTSASFPSVPATDVSASVTKDVDVNVAQLKQDVRETKESVGL; this is encoded by the coding sequence ATGGCATCGTGTgatttgttgttgtggaAGAATCCTGTTCAAACAGGTAAGGTTTTTGGAGGGCTgttatttttattgttggttttaaaGAAGGTGAATCTGATTACGTTTTTCTTGAAGGTTGGGTACTCGATTTTGTTTGTTAACTCGACGGTTGAGTTTGTGTCGAAGTTAGTTTTGGGGCAGGGGTTGACTACTAAGTATGGGGTGAAGGAGTGTCCTAATATAGTGGGGATGTTGAGGCCAAAGATTGAAGAGTTTTTGGTTCAGTTTCCGGTCTATCAAGCGCATGTGAGGAGGTTGGTGTTTGCTGCTTCGCCACGGCAGTCGTTTAAGGCGGCCGGAGTGTTGTATGTTTTGCACAAGCTGGTGTCTGTTTTGTCGTTATGGACGTTGGTATTCATTGGAGTTATTGCAACGTTTACTTTACCGATTGTGTATAAGACGTATCAGAAGGAAATCGATGGTACGGTGCAACAAGGAGTTGTGTTGGCGAAGCAGAAGTCTATTGAGTTGCAGAAGATTGCTTCTGAGAAGGCTGCGCCCTACATGGAGCAGTTGGATAAGCGGTTGGGGCCTGTTTCTCAGTATTTGGTTCCTAAGGGGGCAGCTGCTTTAGGCGGTTCCAAGAGTGGTTCAAATGCTTCAGGTCCAGGCCCAGCGGCCACGGCACCGGTATCTGCTGGTGCGGGTGCTGTGGAAGAGCCTTCTATGGCGACCACCACATCTGCGTCATTCCCATCTGTTCCTGCCACAGACGTTTCTGCTTCTGTGACGAAGGATGTGGATGTAAATGTTGCTCAGTTGAAACAGGATGTTAGGGAGACGAAGGAATCTGTTGGGTTGTAA